One window of Arthrobacter oryzae genomic DNA carries:
- a CDS encoding aspartate ammonia-lyase, translated as MTIPFAAPFRSEHDLLGDRDVPASAYWGVHTLRAVENFPISGQPLSSNMYLVRGLAAVKLAAARTNRELGLLDAERADAIEAACTDVLNGKLSDQFVVDVIQGGAGTSSNMNANEVIANRALEILGHPKGDYARLHPNDHVNLSQSTNDVYPTAVKLGTIFAARELLAALAELEEAFAGKAAEFRTVVKMGRTQLQDAVPMTLGQEFGTYAVTIGEDRLRLAEADLLIHEINLGATAIGTGLNAPAGYAATACRHLADITGLPLVTAVDLIEATQDVGAFVHLSGVLKRVAVKLSKICNDLRLLSSGPRAGLGEINLPAVQSGSSIMPGKINPVIPEVVSQVAYEVIGNDVTITMAAEAGQLQLNAFEPIIVHSLHKSISHLEAACRTLTARCVRGITANTEHLRLTVEQSIGLVTALNPHLGYATATAIAQEALATGKGVAELVLEHQLLTAEQLQELLSPQRLANLSK; from the coding sequence ATGACCATCCCCTTTGCCGCCCCTTTCCGTTCCGAGCACGACCTGCTGGGTGACCGTGACGTCCCCGCTTCCGCGTACTGGGGCGTCCATACGCTCCGGGCCGTGGAGAACTTCCCCATCAGCGGCCAGCCGCTCTCCTCCAACATGTACCTGGTCCGCGGCCTCGCCGCCGTGAAGCTCGCAGCCGCCCGCACCAACCGCGAACTGGGCCTGCTCGACGCCGAACGCGCCGACGCCATCGAGGCCGCCTGCACCGACGTCCTGAACGGCAAACTCAGCGACCAGTTCGTCGTCGACGTCATCCAGGGCGGCGCCGGGACATCCTCGAACATGAACGCCAACGAAGTCATCGCCAACCGCGCCCTGGAAATCCTCGGACACCCCAAGGGCGACTACGCCCGGCTCCACCCGAACGACCACGTCAACCTCTCCCAGTCCACGAACGACGTCTACCCCACCGCCGTGAAACTCGGCACCATCTTCGCCGCCCGCGAACTCCTCGCAGCCCTGGCAGAACTCGAAGAAGCCTTCGCCGGCAAAGCCGCCGAATTCCGCACCGTGGTGAAAATGGGACGCACCCAGCTCCAGGACGCCGTCCCCATGACCCTCGGCCAGGAATTCGGGACCTACGCCGTCACCATCGGCGAGGACCGGCTCCGCCTGGCCGAAGCGGACCTGCTGATCCACGAAATCAACCTCGGCGCCACCGCCATCGGCACCGGCCTGAACGCCCCTGCCGGCTACGCCGCAACAGCCTGCCGGCACCTGGCCGACATCACCGGACTGCCCCTGGTCACCGCCGTGGACCTCATCGAAGCCACCCAGGACGTCGGCGCCTTCGTGCACCTCTCCGGCGTCCTCAAACGCGTGGCCGTGAAACTCTCCAAAATCTGCAACGACCTGCGCCTGCTCTCCTCCGGCCCCCGCGCCGGCCTCGGCGAAATCAACCTCCCCGCCGTGCAGTCCGGCTCCTCCATCATGCCCGGCAAGATCAACCCGGTGATCCCGGAAGTGGTCTCCCAGGTCGCCTACGAAGTCATCGGCAACGACGTCACCATCACCATGGCCGCCGAAGCCGGGCAACTCCAGCTCAACGCCTTCGAACCCATCATCGTCCACAGCCTCCACAAGAGCATCTCCCACCTCGAAGCCGCCTGCCGCACCCTCACCGCACGCTGCGTCCGGGGCATCACCGCCAACACCGAACACCTCCGCCTCACCGTGGAACAATCCATCGGCCTGGTCACCGCGCTGAACCCCCACCTCGGCTACGCCACCGCAACCGCCATCGCCCAGGAAGCCCTCGCCACCGGCAAGGGCGTGGCCGAACTCGTCCTCGAACACCAGCTGCTCACCGCCGAGCAACTGCAAGAACTCCTCAGCCCGCAACGCCTGGCCAACCTCAGCAAATAA
- a CDS encoding dicarboxylate/amino acid:cation symporter, protein MKNKSTMWILAALVFGILSGLVCHWLLPVATRESLVTVLDTVTHMFLNLIKMIIAPLIFATLVSGIAGAAKSAGVGKLFGRSMVWFLSASVLVGAFGFITAHILNVGDGLNLMPGGDAGMETKPLDYQEFITHIIPTSVFAALTANNPLQILVFGALFGIALLNLRKKGRSSIADAIDELMGVMLKVTGYVMLAAPVGVFAGIAAAFTSQGLDAFATYASFIGGFYVSLSALWIIMIAVAVGFLGTAAFRLVRIVREPMVIAFATSSSEAALPKLIEGLTRFGIEKRTTGFVLPLGYSFNVDGSMMYMTFASVFLINAYGIDMDLGQQIAMTAMLLLSSKGMAGVPRGSLVVVAAVVPGFGIPAAGIGVLLVIDQLLDMGRTATNILGNAIATAVIGQKHDRSSSRLEAEPSATSHAADDTEYSREPERVSMH, encoded by the coding sequence ATGAAAAACAAATCAACGATGTGGATTCTGGCCGCACTCGTCTTCGGAATCCTCAGCGGGCTGGTCTGCCACTGGCTGCTGCCAGTGGCAACGCGCGAATCCCTTGTGACGGTCCTCGACACCGTGACGCACATGTTCCTGAACCTCATCAAGATGATCATTGCCCCGCTGATCTTTGCCACCCTCGTGTCGGGCATTGCAGGCGCGGCAAAATCCGCCGGAGTGGGCAAGCTCTTTGGCCGCTCCATGGTCTGGTTCCTGTCCGCCTCCGTCCTGGTGGGGGCCTTCGGATTCATCACCGCCCATATCCTCAACGTGGGTGACGGACTCAACCTGATGCCGGGCGGTGACGCCGGGATGGAAACGAAACCCCTCGATTACCAGGAGTTCATCACCCACATCATCCCCACGAGCGTCTTCGCAGCCCTGACGGCGAACAACCCGCTGCAGATCCTGGTCTTCGGTGCTCTCTTCGGCATCGCACTGCTGAACCTGCGCAAGAAGGGCCGCTCCTCCATAGCGGATGCCATCGACGAACTCATGGGCGTCATGCTGAAGGTCACCGGGTATGTCATGCTGGCTGCTCCAGTAGGCGTTTTTGCCGGCATCGCAGCGGCTTTCACGTCCCAGGGCCTGGACGCCTTCGCCACTTACGCTTCGTTCATCGGCGGCTTCTACGTGTCCCTCTCGGCCCTCTGGATCATCATGATCGCCGTCGCTGTGGGCTTCCTCGGAACCGCTGCCTTCCGGCTGGTCCGGATTGTGCGCGAACCGATGGTCATCGCGTTCGCAACCTCCAGCAGCGAAGCCGCCCTCCCCAAGCTCATTGAAGGCCTGACCAGGTTCGGCATCGAGAAGCGCACCACCGGTTTCGTGCTGCCGCTCGGCTACTCCTTCAACGTGGACGGTTCCATGATGTACATGACCTTCGCGTCGGTCTTCCTGATCAATGCCTACGGCATCGACATGGATCTTGGCCAGCAGATCGCCATGACCGCAATGCTTCTGCTCAGCAGCAAAGGCATGGCCGGCGTGCCGCGCGGATCACTCGTCGTCGTAGCGGCCGTCGTCCCCGGGTTCGGCATCCCCGCCGCCGGAATTGGTGTCCTGCTCGTGATCGACCAGCTCCTGGACATGGGACGCACCGCCACCAACATCCTGGGAAATGCCATTGCCACCGCGGTCATCGGCCAGAAGCATGACAGGTCCTCTTCCCGCCTCGAAGCGGAACCTTCCGCAACCTCACACGCCGCCGACGACACCGAATACAGCAGGGAGCCTGAGCGCGTTTCGATGCACTGA